From Nocardioides daedukensis, the proteins below share one genomic window:
- a CDS encoding glycosyltransferase family 4 protein, whose amino-acid sequence MRVVQFVTQERGGPVDHAVDVARELARLGHESHLVTPDPDLESALAGTTVRVHVAAIRDKFDVAGARAVSRTISSIRPDVLHCQDRRAGLVGRLLALRHEIGTVYTLHGVPDPLADLVPGNLRLVAASRTLRSTNFTAERWLSRIPRSRVVTPCEAISRYARDHVGVAPERVVTVHNGIDEAWGAEGTSYPRPPADQRTTTVAWLGVMAPVKRVPALVRAAASVPGVRLLLIGDGPERGRVEETMAAAGSDDRVELVGFDPDPAGRLRGADLLALPSAAEACPMAILQAMSCGLPVVASRAGGIPEVVRDGIDGLLVPTGDDGALAAALRTLHDDPAMRRAMGESARLRAAGQFSLTRCTQNLMSVYEEVAP is encoded by the coding sequence ATGCGCGTAGTCCAGTTCGTCACCCAGGAACGCGGAGGGCCTGTCGACCACGCCGTCGACGTCGCGCGCGAGTTGGCCCGGTTGGGCCATGAGAGTCACCTGGTCACGCCCGACCCGGACCTGGAGTCGGCCTTGGCCGGCACCACGGTGCGGGTCCACGTGGCCGCGATTCGCGACAAGTTCGACGTTGCCGGAGCCCGGGCGGTGTCCCGCACGATCAGTTCGATCCGTCCCGACGTCCTGCACTGCCAGGACCGCCGTGCCGGTCTGGTCGGTCGGCTGCTGGCCCTCCGACACGAGATCGGAACGGTCTACACCCTGCACGGCGTTCCTGATCCGCTGGCCGACCTGGTGCCGGGGAACCTGCGCCTGGTTGCCGCCAGTCGCACCCTGCGGAGCACCAACTTCACCGCCGAACGCTGGCTCTCGCGAATCCCTCGCTCCCGGGTCGTCACTCCGTGCGAGGCGATCTCCCGCTACGCACGTGACCACGTCGGGGTCGCTCCCGAACGGGTGGTCACGGTGCACAACGGCATCGACGAAGCCTGGGGCGCCGAGGGTACGTCGTACCCCCGGCCGCCCGCGGACCAGCGGACGACCACGGTGGCCTGGCTGGGAGTGATGGCTCCCGTCAAGCGGGTGCCAGCCCTCGTGCGGGCCGCGGCGAGTGTGCCCGGGGTCCGTCTGTTGCTGATCGGGGACGGCCCGGAGCGCGGTCGGGTCGAGGAGACGATGGCAGCCGCCGGGTCCGATGACCGGGTCGAGTTGGTCGGCTTCGACCCCGACCCCGCCGGACGCCTGCGTGGTGCGGACCTGCTGGCGCTGCCTTCGGCCGCGGAGGCCTGCCCTATGGCGATCCTCCAGGCGATGAGCTGCGGCCTGCCGGTGGTGGCCTCGCGTGCCGGGGGGATCCCGGAGGTCGTCCGCGACGGCATCGACGGGCTGCTCGTCCCCACCGGTGACGACGGCGCCCTTGCCGCTGCACTCCGCACGCTGCACGACGACCCGGCGATGCGCCGGGCGATGGGGGAGAGCGCACGGCTGCGGGCGGCTGGGCAATTCAGCCTGACCCGCTGCACACAGAACTTGATGTCGGTCTACGAGGAGGTGGCGCCATGA
- a CDS encoding glycosyltransferase translates to MKVLSVIPTMGTGGAEVVAATLARDMVERGHRVQLASSGGFRADGAAAHGVELVDVPMTGRSPRELTGAVRRLRGAAGRLGPDLVTCHNVKATLVARIGVGRRVPVVTTLHGVPPEQLPAAARILRHTADHVVAVSPHVAGQLAGQGFPAERISTIENAVVPPPVHDRATARDELGLAPERPVAVCLARLVPQKRHDILLRAWARVAGEPLLLLAGDGPNRPGLEALAAELGITDRVLFLGERTDVDRLLAAADLSVLSTDWEGMPISMLEAMGLGLPVVVTRVGGVVETLGEAVRLVEPGSVESLVRALDELIGDRALRSGIGLRGRALVNARFGPTTMLDAYDDLHRRITTAARPVSSR, encoded by the coding sequence ATGAAGGTGCTGTCGGTGATTCCCACCATGGGTACCGGAGGAGCAGAGGTGGTGGCGGCGACCCTGGCCCGCGACATGGTCGAACGAGGGCACCGGGTGCAGCTCGCCAGCAGCGGCGGCTTCCGGGCCGACGGTGCAGCAGCGCACGGCGTCGAGCTGGTCGACGTACCCATGACCGGACGAAGTCCCCGCGAACTGACCGGGGCGGTGCGCAGGTTGCGTGGTGCGGCCGGCCGCCTCGGTCCGGACCTGGTCACCTGCCACAACGTGAAGGCGACCCTGGTCGCCCGGATCGGGGTGGGCCGACGAGTTCCCGTGGTGACCACGCTGCACGGCGTACCCCCGGAGCAGCTTCCCGCAGCCGCCCGGATCCTGCGGCACACCGCCGACCACGTGGTGGCAGTCTCGCCGCACGTGGCCGGCCAACTGGCCGGACAGGGTTTCCCGGCGGAACGGATCTCGACGATCGAGAACGCCGTTGTTCCGCCGCCGGTCCACGACCGAGCCACAGCCAGGGACGAGCTGGGGTTGGCACCTGAGCGTCCGGTCGCGGTGTGTCTGGCCAGGCTGGTGCCTCAGAAGCGACACGACATCCTCCTGCGAGCGTGGGCCCGAGTGGCCGGGGAGCCGCTGCTCCTGCTCGCGGGCGACGGCCCCAACCGACCCGGGCTCGAAGCCCTCGCCGCAGAGCTGGGCATCACCGACCGAGTCCTGTTCCTCGGCGAGCGCACCGATGTCGACCGGCTGCTGGCGGCCGCGGACCTTTCCGTGCTCTCCACCGACTGGGAGGGAATGCCGATCAGCATGCTCGAGGCGATGGGCCTCGGCCTGCCGGTGGTGGTCACCCGCGTCGGCGGCGTCGTGGAGACCTTGGGCGAGGCGGTCCGGCTGGTCGAACCTGGTTCCGTGGAGTCCCTGGTCCGGGCTCTCGACGAGCTAATCGGGGATCGTGCACTGCGCTCAGGCATCGGGCTCCGTGGACGCGCACTGGTCAACGCCCGCTTCGGTCCGACAACCATGCTCGATGCCTACGACGACCTGCACCGACGCATCACTACGGCGGCACGACCGGTGAGCAGCCGATGA
- a CDS encoding O-antigen ligase family protein, translating to MTTTPPTASRAAVPPTLARRSRANRSTLVGRFATRGSAAALLMLAIVAGGLAAVWHPLEVTVVVVGLCVLAAMVLRVEWAVLAYVAVEPFGDYLSALASPSVKLIGAVLFGAWLVRLALDQRPVAVRHPVVVATGFLFVVLLASLTWNPNGSAGMEVASRYLSYMAVLVVLVDTMRNSLPPRRVVTAFVISCTAAAVVGIIAFAQSGGGRAAGPMEDANDFAFYLACALPFAILLWRDSLRWRPVFAVAAAIIMVAILATFSRGAILGVIGMVPVALVMRLVRPRHLVAALGVLALLVGIGFLAVGATVQRSLDEKQHVADANVASRFATWSMAAEMTADHPVLGTGPGGFRTNFVAYQANDSSNPTHYDVVHQMFLDVSAELGLLGLAAFLALLAAGGGGAVRAVRSGPDQHRLLAAATCVSLFGTVGAATFLSEQYYLPIWMLAALGAALDPGGRTGGPRCA from the coding sequence GTGACCACAACGCCCCCCACTGCTTCCCGTGCCGCCGTTCCCCCGACGCTGGCACGGCGGAGTCGCGCGAACCGGTCGACGCTGGTCGGCCGGTTCGCAACGCGAGGAAGTGCCGCAGCCCTGCTCATGCTTGCGATCGTTGCCGGCGGGCTCGCGGCGGTGTGGCATCCACTGGAGGTCACCGTCGTGGTGGTCGGGCTCTGTGTGCTTGCCGCCATGGTGCTCCGGGTCGAATGGGCGGTGCTCGCCTATGTGGCCGTCGAGCCCTTCGGCGACTACCTGTCCGCACTGGCCAGTCCCTCGGTGAAACTCATCGGGGCGGTGCTCTTCGGTGCCTGGCTGGTCCGGCTGGCGTTGGACCAGCGGCCGGTGGCCGTGCGTCATCCCGTGGTCGTGGCCACGGGCTTCCTGTTCGTGGTCCTGCTCGCCTCCCTGACCTGGAACCCGAACGGCTCCGCGGGGATGGAAGTTGCCTCGCGCTACCTGTCCTACATGGCGGTCCTGGTGGTGCTGGTCGACACCATGCGCAACTCACTGCCGCCCCGCCGGGTCGTGACTGCGTTCGTGATCTCCTGCACCGCGGCAGCAGTCGTTGGGATCATCGCGTTCGCCCAGTCCGGCGGGGGACGGGCAGCGGGCCCGATGGAGGACGCAAACGACTTCGCGTTCTACCTGGCCTGCGCGCTGCCGTTCGCGATCCTGCTGTGGCGGGACTCGCTGCGGTGGCGGCCAGTCTTTGCCGTCGCGGCGGCCATCATCATGGTCGCCATCCTTGCCACGTTCTCGCGCGGCGCGATCCTCGGAGTGATCGGGATGGTGCCGGTGGCGCTGGTCATGCGCCTGGTGCGACCTCGTCATCTGGTCGCCGCGCTCGGGGTGCTGGCACTCCTGGTCGGCATCGGGTTCCTGGCGGTCGGGGCCACGGTGCAGCGAAGCCTGGACGAGAAGCAGCACGTTGCCGATGCCAACGTCGCCTCCCGGTTCGCCACCTGGAGCATGGCCGCCGAGATGACGGCCGACCATCCGGTGCTGGGCACCGGGCCGGGGGGCTTCCGCACCAACTTCGTTGCCTATCAGGCCAATGACAGCAGCAACCCCACCCACTATGACGTGGTCCACCAGATGTTCCTCGACGTGTCGGCCGAGCTGGGCCTGCTGGGGCTGGCCGCCTTCCTCGCGCTCCTTGCGGCGGGTGGTGGCGGTGCGGTCCGGGCCGTCCGGTCCGGGCCTGATCAGCACCGGCTCCTCGCCGCCGCGACCTGTGTCTCCCTGTTCGGCACGGTGGGTGCCGCGACGTTCCTCAGTGAGCAGTACTACCTCCCGATCTGGATGTTGGCCGCGCTCGGTGCGGCTCTGGACCCGGGTGGCCGGACAGGAGGTCCACGATGCGCGTAG